CCACAGCCGCATCGAAACGGGGGGCAACGGCATCGGGCTGGCGGTATGCCGGAAAATCGTGGAGCGGCACGGCGGGCGAATCTGGCTGGAGTCTGCCGGAACGGGGGGAACCACAGTTCACTTCACGCTGAAGGCCGCGCCGCCGTAACCCCACCTGATCTGGCAGCGACGCTGTGGCTCATTTTTTGTCCCGCCGCTTGACCGCTGCTGCTTCTGCGCTGCTAGACCGCGAGGTGCTTTTGCCTGTCGCGGCTTTGGCTGTGTTGGCTTTGGCTGTGGCGGCTGTGCTGATCTTCGTCTTGGCGGCGTTGGTCTGGGCAGCCGACGCGCCCGCTTTGGCCGTTTTGGAGGTTCGCCTGGCTGTTGACGCGCCCCTGGGAGAAGCTGCGCCTTTGCTGGCTCGCCGCGCCCGTTTTTGAGGCTGGGCGGCCGTCCCTGCTGACCCAAATTCGGCCTGTTTAGACTGCCCCGCTCCAGTGACTCCTTGGGACGTACCCCCCCGGAAAGTTCCGTCCAGTAGGGCGGGCAAGTCGTCCGGGGTGATCTCGCCGGGGAGAGCATTGGGCGGCCAAGGCACTTCTTTAGGGGCCGAGTCAGGCAACGCGAGGCGCAGGCGCGGCCCCTGCAAGCCCGCGATCAGGCTGGCTCCGGGCAGATGCGGCAGGGCCAGCACCGGCGCTTCTCGCCGCGCTCCCTGCACCGCTGGGGCCAGCCCATTCGTCCAAAAGCGCGTCAGGTACGCCACCCGCGTGATCTGGCCGCCCGCAATTTCGTCTAGCCCAGCTTCCATCGTGGCGGTAAAGGTGCGCTCCAGCACGTCGGGCAGGTGGCGCGAGAGGTAGGCCACCACCAGCAGGCCTGTGGCTGTGACCGCCAGATGTTTGCCCACGCCCACCGCGTATCCGCGCAGATGCAGCGTATTCACGGTCTGGGCGTAGGTGCTGGGCCGCCCAATTCCGGCCTGTTCCATGGCCTTGACCAGCGTGGCCTCGGAGTAGCGGGTGGGCGCACTGGTCTTCTTTTCTTCGGGCTTGCGGGCCTTGAGCGGGAAGGTCTGGCCCAGCGTGAGGGGGGGCAGGGCCGGGTCAGCGGCGTCTTCTCCACCTGTGTCTGCCCCCGTGAGAGCTGTAAATCCGGCCTGCGTCAGCACCCGCCCCGACGCGGCCAATGTGGCCGCGCCGCAGTGCAGGGTCACGCCGGTTTTGTCGTACAGCGCGTCGTGCATCTGGGAAGCCACCGTGCGCTGGTAAATCAGGCGGTAGAGGGCCGCGTCTTGCCCGCTGAGGCCGGCACTGTTTGGGCCTCCACTGTCGGGCGTGCGCCAGGGGCCGTGCCCAGCCGGGCGAATGGCTTCGTGGGCTTCCTGCGCATTGGCACTGCGGGTGGCGTACTGGCGCGGGCGGTCTGGCACGGCGTCCTTTCCGAACAGGCGCACGGCTTCGGCTCTGGCGGCGTCCAGCGCCTCATCGCTCAGGGCCGGACTGTCGGTGCGGTGGTAGGTGATATGGCCGCCCTCGTAGAGCCGCTGGGCCGTGTCCATCGCGGCTTTTGCGCCCAGTCCCACCCGGCCCGCCGCCTGCTGCAAGGTGCTGGTGATAAACGGCGGAGGGGGCCGCACCCGCACTTCGCTCTGCTCTATGTCGGTCACGGTGGCCGTCCGCCCATCCAGGTGGGCCGCCAATGCCGCCGCCTGCTCCGCGCTGAGTTGCAATACATCAGCGCCGGGTTTCAGCGCCCCGTCAGGCGTGAAGTCACTGGCTTTGGCAAGCGCTTTGCCTTCGGGGAATTCCCGGCTTTTCACGGCGGTCACGGTGGCGGCAAACGGCGGGGCGGTCTGGGCATCGGCGCGGATCAGCCAGTAGGCGGCAGGCACAAAGCGCAGGCGGGCCAGTTCGCGGGCGGCCAGCAGCATCAGAGCGGCACTCTGCACCCGGCCCGCGCTGAGGCCGCGCCCCACGCTGTTCCAGAGCAGCGGCGAGACTTCCCAGCCCACCAGACGGTCAATCACGCGCCGCGCTTCCTGGGCAGCCACCAACTGCAAATCCAGCGGCCTCGGCTGGGCCACCGCCCGCGTCAGGGCCGCCTTGGTGATCTCGGTAAAAGTCATGCGCTGCGGGTCTTTGACTCCCAGCAGGCGCGACAGGTGCCAGCTGATCGCCTCGCCCTCCCGGTCAGCGTCAGAGGCGAACAGGATCCGGTCTGCCCGCGCCGCCGCCGCCTTCAGGTCGCGCACGGTGGCAGCTTTTTTGGAGGGAACCACGTAGACAGGCGCGAAGGTTTCGGGATTCACACCCAAGTTGGCCCAGGGTTCGTTTCGGTATTTGGCGGGCAACTCGGCTTTGCTGGCGGGCAGGTCACGCACATGCCCAAGACTGGCCTTCACCACGTATCCGGCCCCCAGCAAACTGGCGATCTTTTTGGCCTTGGCGGGGCTTTCCACGATGACCAGAGTACTCACGCCTCTACTGTGGCAGATGGAGTGAGTGGAAAATGGGTGCGGGTGCTCTGGCTCCTGCTATGGACTATGAACCGCCAGAGACTGGGACGCCGCTGATCTGGCCCCGATCTTTTTCCACTCCCTCCTGACCACTCACCGCAGTTAAGGTCCAAATCGCCGCAGTTGTACCCGGTATACGCCGCCGATATCCTCGCGCCACGCCAGCACCACCGCGCCCGCGGCGTCTACGACTACCGACGGCGAGCGGGCGTCGCGCCGGGGATCAAGATTGACTGTCCCGCTGTGTTGCCACGCGCCGCCCTGCCAGCGTGCCAGCTGCACCCGGCCCACGCCCCCGCGTTCTTCCACCCACGCCGCCACCGGTTGCCCGGCCCGGTTTATCGCCAGCGACGGTGCGGAAGCCGAAGCGGTGCCGACCCGCCCGCCCAACGCCGTCCACGCACTTCCCGTCCATGCCGACACGTACAGCGCGTCCTCGCCGTCTAAATCTTCTAACCACGCCACCACCGGCTGTTCCTGCGGGTTCAGCACCATGCGGGTCGAGGCGAGGTAACTGTTGGGGCGGCGGTTCAGCGAGCCGCCCAGGGCTTGCCAAGCCGTGCCCGTCCAGCGTTTCACGAACACGTTGCTAGCGAGCACTTCGCCCTGCAGCCACGCCACAGTGGGCAGGCCAGCCGCGCTCAGGGCCAGCGCGGGCGTTCTGGAAAAGGCACTGATCTGGTTGAACGCCGGACTGCGCGTCCACGTTTTAGCGCTGCCGTCCCAAGCGCGAACTGTCAGGCGACTGCCGTAGGGCGTGCGGAGGGTTTCGCCCCACGCCAGCACCGGTTCGCCGTTTCGGGCAGCCACGGCGCGGGTACGGGCGGCATAGGGCAAGTCGTCGCCCAGATAGCGCGGCTGCCAGTCTGTCCACGCTCCGTTCTGGTAGGCCCGGAACACCACGATGTCGTTGTCACCGTAGTTTTCGTTCCAGACCAGTACCGGTGCGCCCTGCTCATCCAGCGCCAGATTCAGGCTAGATACGGGGCGGGGATCGTCGTAATTCAGCGAGCCACTGAGAGGTTGCCACGCCGACCCAGCGCTGCCCACCCGCCACGCAGTCAGGCGACGGGCCGTAAAGACCCCGCGCCCACTGTTGAAGGAGCCTGAATCGGCCATGACCGCCAGCACCAAGGAGCCGTCTGGGGCGGCAGCGAGGGCCAACTCGCGCACCGGGCCGCGCAGGTTTGGGCCAGTCGGAGCAGAAAGGGGCGTGACCGAAGCGCTGGACTGCCGAGCAACGGCTCCGGGCACGAGCGCCAGCAGCGCCGTCAAGAGCAGTGTTCGGGCCTGGGGGCGAGCGGAGCAAGCGGACAACACAGCTGTATTCACCGCAGGAATCATGGTTCATTGTGCGGCCTGAGCAGGGGTTCTGAACACCGCGCCCGCGTCTGCTTCCACCGGGCCGCTCTAGCCTCTCAACCCTGTTGGCACACTGTTGGGGACGGTGCGGGCAAGTGGTTCTGTGCAACGAGAAGGGGGCTGCCGTAATGGTTGAACTCATCCAGCGTGGAAGAAATACCGACTGCAATTGACCGAAAAGAATGAAAGTTGTGTCACTTCTCCTCTGGCATGAGTGTCCCCTGACTGCGCGTATACACATCAAGACTCCCAGTTGCAAATGCGAAACTATTGAAAGTACCGCCAGACCTGGGGTCAGCATGGTGCTTGACAAATGGCGAGATTTGGGCGTAAATAAAGATACATTCACGTGTTCATAGATGTAATTAGGTGTTGCCTCGTCTGGGCAACAAGGCGTCCTGATTTCCGTAGCCCTGACCAGATCTCCAGCGCAACTCAGCGGTGACTGGGAACCCCTCATTAGTCCCCACCGGGACGAGAAGGATGGAAACCATGAAACAGAAGCGTGCCCTGACCATTGCCCTTGCCACCGCTGCCGCCGGACTGACCGTGTTTGCCGTGGCTCAGGGGCTGCCTAAATTGGCCCAGAAAGCCACCTACAAG
Above is a genomic segment from Deinococcus sp. QL22 containing:
- the topA gene encoding type I DNA topoisomerase; this translates as MSTLVIVESPAKAKKIASLLGAGYVVKASLGHVRDLPASKAELPAKYRNEPWANLGVNPETFAPVYVVPSKKAATVRDLKAAAARADRILFASDADREGEAISWHLSRLLGVKDPQRMTFTEITKAALTRAVAQPRPLDLQLVAAQEARRVIDRLVGWEVSPLLWNSVGRGLSAGRVQSAALMLLAARELARLRFVPAAYWLIRADAQTAPPFAATVTAVKSREFPEGKALAKASDFTPDGALKPGADVLQLSAEQAAALAAHLDGRTATVTDIEQSEVRVRPPPPFITSTLQQAAGRVGLGAKAAMDTAQRLYEGGHITYHRTDSPALSDEALDAARAEAVRLFGKDAVPDRPRQYATRSANAQEAHEAIRPAGHGPWRTPDSGGPNSAGLSGQDAALYRLIYQRTVASQMHDALYDKTGVTLHCGAATLAASGRVLTQAGFTALTGADTGGEDAADPALPPLTLGQTFPLKARKPEEKKTSAPTRYSEATLVKAMEQAGIGRPSTYAQTVNTLHLRGYAVGVGKHLAVTATGLLVVAYLSRHLPDVLERTFTATMEAGLDEIAGGQITRVAYLTRFWTNGLAPAVQGARREAPVLALPHLPGASLIAGLQGPRLRLALPDSAPKEVPWPPNALPGEITPDDLPALLDGTFRGGTSQGVTGAGQSKQAEFGSAGTAAQPQKRARRASKGAASPRGASTARRTSKTAKAGASAAQTNAAKTKISTAATAKANTAKAATGKSTSRSSSAEAAAVKRRDKK